ACAGCCCGCGTGCGGCGGCCACCACAGGCAAGCGCGGCGTGCGCGCCGAGCTGCTTGCTGCCCGCGCAGCCTCCCCGACACCGACGGTCAGCGTCGTGGCCTCCGATTTCTTTGGCCCCCGTGTGCGCAACGCCCACGCGGGCGAGCGCATGGTTCCGCGCCTGCTCAGCGGCAGGCGCGTATCCGTCATGGCACGGGCCGACGTGCCGCACTCGTTCACGTACGTGCCGGACCTGGCGGCCGCCATGATCAGGGCCGCCAGCATGCCTCAACTGTGGAATTCCGTCCTGCACGCGCCGACCGGCCCGGCCCTCAGCCAGCGCGAACTCGCCGGCGCCTTCGCGGCAGCCGCAGGGCTCCGGGCACCAAAGCTGGGTGCCATCCCGTCGTGGGTGGTCCGCGCGGCCGGCCCGTTCTCAAGGGACCTGCGGGACCTGGCGGAGACCCTGTACCAGTTCCAGCGCCCGTTCGTCATGGACTCCACGGCCAGCCAGCGCATGCTCGGGCTCGCCCCAACGCCGCTGGAAACCGCTGCGAGGCAAACGGTGGAGTGGTGGCGCGGGCAGGCCTAGCCGGCAGGTTCCGCCCGCACTGCGACCTTGCGCAACAAAACCGCCAGCTGCATCCTCTCGGCGGCGTCCAGCCCGGCCAGCAGTTCCCGTTCCCGGTCCAAAAAGTGCAGGAACTCACGGTCGACCAGGCTCACGCCCAACGGCGTGAGCCGCATGAGCACCACCCGGCCGTCGCGCTCCCACGGCAGCCTTTCGACGAGTCCTCGCCCGGCCAGCCTGTCCACGTTCTTGGTGGTCGAGGCGCCGCTGAGCATGGTGGCCGCGGTGACCTCGCTGGCACGCAGGGGCCGGTCGCTGCGTGCCAGCGTGCAGAGGACGTCAAATTCCGCGCGTGAGATGGCAGCGGAGGCCAGGTCGCGCTCCACCCGCTGGGAGGCAAGCGCCGCGATGCGGGAGATGCGCCCCATGACCTCAATGCTGGAAACATCCAGGCCCGGACGGGTCTTTTCCCAGCCGGCGCGCGCCCGGTCCACAAAGTCGCCCGCGGCGTCCGTATCCATCCCCTCATTCTAGAGAGGACCCTCACACACTTCATATCTATTTTACTAGTAAACTATCTAGTAGGATGGAACGATGACCACCCTGACCCGATTCCGGCATTCCGGCAGCGCGCTGGCGCACTCACTTTCGCCCACCGCGTGGCGGAGCACTTTCGCCATGCGCCCGGCCGACGCCATCTTCGCCCCGGCCATGAAGGTCGGCATCGCGGCCGCACTGGTCTTGGTGGGTGGCGGCCTGCTGGGCCAGG
This genomic stretch from Arthrobacter dokdonellae harbors:
- a CDS encoding MarR family winged helix-turn-helix transcriptional regulator — protein: MDTDAAGDFVDRARAGWEKTRPGLDVSSIEVMGRISRIAALASQRVERDLASAAISRAEFDVLCTLARSDRPLRASEVTAATMLSGASTTKNVDRLAGRGLVERLPWERDGRVVLMRLTPLGVSLVDREFLHFLDRERELLAGLDAAERMQLAVLLRKVAVRAEPAG
- a CDS encoding NAD-dependent epimerase/dehydratase family protein translates to MDNIKVVTGAGPVGWTVATQLAASGHRVRIITRSGSGPEHELVERRRVDVSRPDAVKAALGGADAVFHCIHGSKYNADVWRRELPAAEQAVLRAAGGAGAVVIFPESLYSYSRPEAAMSEDSPRAAATTGKRGVRAELLAARAASPTPTVSVVASDFFGPRVRNAHAGERMVPRLLSGRRVSVMARADVPHSFTYVPDLAAAMIRAASMPQLWNSVLHAPTGPALSQRELAGAFAAAAGLRAPKLGAIPSWVVRAAGPFSRDLRDLAETLYQFQRPFVMDSTASQRMLGLAPTPLETAARQTVEWWRGQA